A section of the Meles meles chromosome 8, mMelMel3.1 paternal haplotype, whole genome shotgun sequence genome encodes:
- the LOC123949567 gene encoding LOW QUALITY PROTEIN: olfactory receptor 4P4-like (The sequence of the model RefSeq protein was modified relative to this genomic sequence to represent the inferred CDS: deleted 1 base in 1 codon) has protein sequence MKSQRNISEFILLGLSYDQSIQIFCFVLFLLCYVALLAGNLLILVSIQWSPLFHQPMYYFLSHLSFIDICYTSTVTPKLISDLLVEKKTISYGNCMLQVLTMHFFGGTEIFILTAMAFDRYAAICKPLHYVIIMNRTRCHLLVLAAWAGGAIHALPLFSTAIGLPFCGPNEIDHYFCDIFPLLKVACTDTYITGVLVIAFSGMVALVTFIVLFVSYGIILFTLRNLSAEGRRKALSTCWSHVTVVILFFGPVIFIYLRPPTTFPEDKVFALFYTIIAPMFNPLIYTLRNSEMKKAMRKVWCSSLFSKEA, from the exons ATGAAAAGCCAAAGGAACATCTCAGAATTCATACTTCTAGGACTTTCGTATGACCAGAGCATACAAATATTTTGCTTTGTGCTCTTCTTACTCTGTTATGTTGCCCTGTTGGCAGGAAACCTTCTGATCCTTGTCTCCATTCAATGGAGTCCTCTTTTTCACCAACCCATGTACTACTTCCTCAGCCACTTATCCTTCATAGACATTTGCTACACCTCAACGGTTACACCCAAGTTAATTAGTGACCtgttagtggaa aaaaaaaccatctcctATGGTAATTGCATGTTACAGGTCTTAACAATGCATTTCTTTGGCGGTACTGAGATCTTCATTCTTACTGCCATGGCCTTTGATCGCTACGCTGCCATCTGCAAGCCTCTCCATTATGTGATTATCATGAACAGGACAAGATGCCACCTCCTAGTCTTAGCTGCCTGGGCTGGTGGGGCCATCCATGCCTTACCTCTGTTTTCTACTGCAATTGGTTTGCCCTTCTGTGGTCCTAATGAAATCGATCACTACTTCTgtgatatttttcctttgcttaagGTGGCCTGTACTGATACCTACATCACTGGTGTCCTTGTGATTGCCTTTTCAGGTATGGTTGCCTTAGTGACCTTTATTGTCCTATTTGTTTCTTATGGGATAATATTGTTCACTTTAAGAAATCTCTCAGCTGAGGGAAGACgcaaagccctctccacctgtTGGTCTCATGTCACTGTGGTCATCTTATTTTTTGGGCCTGTAATCTTTATCTACCTTAGACCACCTACTACTTTTCCTGAGGACAAAGTATTTGCTCTATTTTACACCATCATTGCTCCTATGTTCAATCCCTTAATCTATACTCTGAgaaattcagagatgaaaaaagCCATGAGAAAGGTTTGGTGCTCATCATTATTTTCAAAGGAAGCATAG